The following are encoded together in the Salvia hispanica cultivar TCC Black 2014 chromosome 6, UniMelb_Shisp_WGS_1.0, whole genome shotgun sequence genome:
- the LOC125192172 gene encoding CASP-like protein 1F1: MAISKDNLNTPKSHYASQIFLRILAIATTLSAACLMITNKQATLVFGIQVDARYSYSPAFKFYAFANIVAFALSVLSMIAVFLMERKPLNSTYYFCLFLHDLTVTVLLMAGLGAAMSIAYVGKFGNSHAGWMQICDHFGKFCNRVIASSVVGFLGLFVYLILTIVSANQSRKIPPSI, encoded by the exons ATGGCAATCTCCAAAGACAACCTCAACACCCCAAAATCTCACTATGCATCACAAATCTTTCTCAGAATATTGGCCATTGCAACTACCCTCTCTGCTGCATGCCTTATGATCACCAACAAGCAAGCCACGCTTGTCTTCGGAATCCAAGTCGACGCCCGTTACTCCTATTCCCCCGCTTTCAA GTTTTACGCATTCGCAAATATTGTCGCGTTTGCACTGTCAGTTTTGTCAATGATTGCCGTGTTCTTGATGGAGAGAAAGCCACTCAACTCAACCTACTACTTCTGCTTATTCCTCCATGACTTG ACTGTTACTGTTTTGTTAATGGCTGGATTAGGCGCCGCGATGTCGATTGCATATGTGGGCAAATTTGGCAACTCCCACGCCGGTTGGATGCAGATTTGTGATCATTTTGGCAAGTTTTGCAACAGAGTGATTGCTTCTTCAGTTGTTGGATTCTTGGgactttttgtttatttaatcctCACTATCGTCTCCGCTAACCAATCAAGGAAAATCCCACCTTCAATTTAA